From the genome of Thermogutta terrifontis, one region includes:
- a CDS encoding MBL fold metallo-hydrolase: MRLIVLGSGGYHPSERRHTLCHVIPEAGVILDAGTGFFRVGRFLDEQPWHIFLTHAHLDHIIGLTYYWSVSRDRSLGPITVWGSDKTIEAVKRHLFSEPLFPKMPPYEFALILPGEKVTVPSERESGEFTVTSFPLSHPGGAQGYRFDFQDRSVAYVTDTTAAARPTYVQKIMCVDVLIHEAYFPPGYEDLALQTGHVSSVQAAEVARECQAKRLLLVHVNPLSEDSDPLRIMEVRAVFPNVTVAEDGMSLAF; encoded by the coding sequence ATGCGGCTGATTGTGCTTGGCAGCGGTGGTTATCACCCTAGTGAACGGCGTCATACGCTGTGTCACGTGATTCCTGAGGCGGGTGTGATCCTGGATGCAGGAACGGGATTCTTCCGCGTGGGCCGATTTCTGGACGAACAGCCGTGGCACATTTTTCTGACGCATGCCCATCTGGATCACATCATCGGGTTGACCTACTACTGGAGCGTCTCACGGGATCGGTCGCTTGGTCCGATCACGGTTTGGGGAAGTGACAAGACCATCGAAGCGGTGAAACGGCACCTGTTCTCGGAGCCGTTGTTCCCCAAAATGCCGCCGTACGAGTTCGCGCTCATCTTGCCGGGGGAAAAGGTAACGGTGCCGAGCGAGCGGGAATCGGGAGAATTTACTGTGACGAGTTTTCCCCTCAGTCACCCCGGGGGTGCACAGGGCTACCGATTTGATTTTCAGGACCGGTCGGTGGCCTACGTGACGGATACCACAGCGGCCGCCCGGCCAACCTACGTCCAGAAGATCATGTGTGTGGATGTGCTCATCCACGAGGCCTATTTTCCACCGGGTTATGAAGATCTGGCTTTGCAGACGGGCCATGTGTCGTCCGTACAGGCCGCCGAGGTAGCACGGGAGTGTCAAGCCAAAAGGCTACTTCTCGTGCACGTAAATCCCCTGAGCGAAGATTCCGACCCCCTCAGGATTATGGAAGTACGGGCGGTGTTTCCGAATGTTACTGTGGCAGAAGACGGGATGAGTCTAGCGTTCTAA
- a CDS encoding PSD1 and planctomycete cytochrome C domain-containing protein: MLLFVNNRLWGRDAATVDFDRQVRPILSDNCFTCHGPDAAARQADLRLDLPEGVFGSAESPGVVIPGKKEESELYLRISAEDPEERMPPPSSGKELTREQIELIGRWIDSGAKWQPHWAFVTPQRPPLPDVSRPEWCRNPIDRFILARLEKEGLAPSEEADKVTLLRRATYDLTGLPPTPDEVDRFLQDDSPDAYEKVVDRLLASPHFGEHRARYWLDVARYGDTHGLHLDNYRSMWPYRDWVIQAFNENKPYDQFIIEQLAGDLLPNATLDQKVASGFNRCNVTTSEGGAIDAEFLVRYAVDRTSTMGTAFMGLTVGCAVCHDHKYDPITQKDFYRMYAYFYSMADPAMDGNSDRTPPIVSLPTPEQATKKAALEEERAAIEKQIREELDKVDYRDPDEEETGPAPSPREIVWIDDEVPAGAALSADGHPWEFVEAGDPAAFSGKKVMRRKAEGLAQHYFTKATQPLVVGDDDTLFVHVYLDPQNPPREIMLQWNDGSWEHRAFWGEDLIEWGQSGSPSRKRIGDLPAAGQWVRLEVSAKDVGLEAGKQINGWAFTQYGGTVYWDATGIVTTAIQPGEKFRSLKRWEAVVKGGKPDTWPKPVAEILKKSADKRTQEEQAKLRDYFVEFVYEDTRAIFDPLHARRDEVDKQLRELESQIAVSLVSADLPQPREAFVLERGDYEKPREKVEPGVPSVLPPLPPDAPPNRLGLARWLVQPNHPLTARVAVNRFWQEIFGTGLVKTSEDFGTQGERPSHPELLDWLAVEFMESGWNVKHLFRLIVTSATYRQSARVRPELLAKDPENRLLARGPRFRLDAEEIRDTALFVSGLLVDKIGGPSVKPYQPEGLWEAVGYTTSNTAKFVQDHGEKLYRRSLYTFWKRTSPPPGLVLFDAPSREACVMRRARTNTPLQALNLMNDVQYVEAARKMAERLLQKGFSDPGDTAKYGFKLVTCREPKPSELAVLLELYRWQRDYFEKNPPAAEQLLQVGESPRDEQLPARELAAWTMVCNALLNLDETITKP; encoded by the coding sequence ATGCTTCTGTTCGTGAATAATCGCCTGTGGGGCCGTGACGCCGCGACGGTGGATTTCGATCGCCAGGTGCGGCCGATTCTTTCGGATAACTGTTTCACCTGTCACGGTCCGGATGCCGCGGCTCGTCAGGCGGATCTCCGGCTGGACCTGCCCGAGGGCGTTTTCGGTTCGGCCGAGTCGCCCGGGGTAGTGATTCCGGGGAAAAAAGAGGAAAGCGAGCTGTATTTGCGGATTTCGGCGGAAGACCCCGAGGAGCGGATGCCGCCCCCGAGTAGCGGGAAAGAGCTGACGCGGGAACAGATCGAGCTCATCGGTCGGTGGATTGATAGCGGCGCCAAGTGGCAACCGCACTGGGCGTTTGTGACGCCCCAGCGACCGCCTCTTCCGGATGTTTCGCGCCCGGAGTGGTGTCGAAATCCCATTGACCGGTTTATCCTTGCACGATTGGAGAAAGAGGGGCTTGCTCCCTCTGAAGAAGCCGACAAGGTAACGCTTCTCCGCAGAGCGACGTACGATCTGACAGGTCTCCCGCCCACGCCGGATGAGGTAGACCGGTTCCTGCAGGACGATTCCCCCGATGCCTACGAAAAAGTTGTCGATCGTCTTCTGGCATCACCGCATTTCGGAGAGCATCGGGCACGCTACTGGTTGGATGTTGCCCGGTATGGCGATACGCATGGGCTCCATCTGGATAATTACCGTTCCATGTGGCCGTATCGGGATTGGGTCATCCAGGCCTTCAACGAAAACAAACCCTATGACCAGTTTATTATTGAGCAACTGGCGGGGGACTTACTTCCCAACGCAACGCTGGATCAAAAAGTGGCGTCGGGGTTCAATCGCTGCAACGTGACGACCAGTGAGGGCGGGGCCATCGACGCGGAATTTCTCGTCCGATATGCCGTGGACCGCACAAGCACGATGGGCACGGCGTTCATGGGGCTGACGGTGGGCTGCGCGGTCTGCCATGATCATAAGTATGATCCCATCACTCAAAAAGACTTTTACCGCATGTACGCGTATTTTTACAGCATGGCGGACCCGGCGATGGACGGAAATAGCGACCGGACGCCACCCATCGTGAGTCTCCCCACACCAGAGCAGGCAACCAAGAAGGCGGCCCTCGAGGAAGAACGGGCAGCCATCGAAAAGCAGATTCGGGAGGAGTTGGATAAGGTCGATTACCGCGATCCCGATGAGGAAGAAACCGGTCCTGCACCGAGCCCGAGGGAGATCGTGTGGATTGACGATGAGGTGCCCGCGGGCGCTGCGTTGTCGGCGGATGGGCACCCCTGGGAATTTGTGGAAGCCGGTGATCCAGCGGCGTTTTCGGGCAAAAAAGTCATGCGGCGAAAGGCCGAGGGCCTCGCGCAGCACTATTTCACTAAGGCCACCCAGCCACTGGTCGTGGGGGATGACGACACGCTATTCGTCCACGTTTATCTGGATCCCCAGAACCCGCCGCGGGAAATCATGCTCCAGTGGAACGACGGGTCGTGGGAGCACCGGGCATTCTGGGGTGAGGACCTCATTGAGTGGGGGCAGAGTGGCAGCCCCAGCCGAAAACGAATCGGCGATCTGCCGGCCGCCGGACAGTGGGTACGGCTCGAAGTCTCGGCAAAGGATGTCGGTCTGGAGGCGGGTAAACAGATCAACGGCTGGGCGTTCACCCAGTATGGAGGAACGGTTTACTGGGACGCCACGGGTATCGTGACGACGGCCATTCAACCAGGTGAGAAGTTTCGCAGTCTGAAACGCTGGGAAGCAGTCGTGAAGGGGGGCAAACCGGACACCTGGCCAAAGCCGGTGGCTGAAATCCTCAAGAAGTCGGCGGACAAGCGGACCCAGGAAGAGCAGGCCAAACTGCGTGATTACTTTGTGGAGTTTGTCTACGAGGACACGCGGGCGATATTTGATCCGCTCCATGCCCGGCGGGACGAAGTGGACAAGCAGCTCAGGGAACTGGAGAGCCAGATCGCGGTGAGCTTGGTGTCGGCCGACCTGCCGCAACCCCGAGAGGCGTTTGTGCTGGAACGGGGCGACTACGAAAAGCCGCGGGAGAAAGTGGAGCCGGGTGTCCCCAGTGTGCTGCCGCCGCTGCCTCCTGATGCACCACCGAATCGACTCGGCCTGGCGCGTTGGCTTGTCCAGCCCAATCATCCATTGACGGCGCGGGTGGCAGTCAACCGCTTCTGGCAGGAAATATTTGGCACGGGATTGGTGAAGACCTCTGAGGATTTTGGCACGCAGGGTGAACGCCCCAGCCATCCGGAACTTCTGGACTGGCTGGCGGTGGAGTTCATGGAAAGCGGCTGGAATGTGAAACATCTCTTCCGGTTGATAGTGACCTCGGCCACCTATCGGCAGAGTGCGAGGGTCCGTCCTGAGTTGCTGGCGAAGGATCCTGAAAATCGGCTGCTTGCCCGTGGTCCACGGTTCCGGCTGGATGCAGAGGAAATCCGCGATACCGCTTTGTTTGTGTCGGGATTGCTTGTGGACAAAATCGGTGGACCGAGTGTCAAGCCATACCAGCCGGAAGGGCTCTGGGAAGCAGTGGGCTACACGACGAGCAATACCGCGAAGTTCGTCCAGGATCACGGCGAAAAACTTTATCGCCGCAGCCTGTACACGTTCTGGAAAAGAACATCACCTCCACCCGGACTGGTACTGTTTGACGCGCCCAGTCGGGAAGCCTGCGTGATGCGGCGTGCCCGCACGAACACGCCGCTCCAGGCCCTCAACTTGATGAACGATGTCCAGTATGTGGAGGCCGCGCGAAAAATGGCGGAACGTCTCCTCCAGAAAGGATTCAGCGATCCTGGCGACACCGCGAAGTACGGTTTTAAGCTGGTGACGTGTCGCGAGCCTAAACCGAGCGAACTGGCTGTGCTTCTGGAGCTTTACCGGTGGCAGCGTGATTACTTCGAGAAGAACCCACCGGCTGCGGAACAGCTACTCCAGGTGGGAGAATCACCTCGCGATGAACAACTTCCCGCGCGAGAACTGGCCGCCTGGACGATGGTGTGCAACGCGCTACTGAATTTGGACGAAACCATCACCAAGCCGTAG
- a CDS encoding DUF1501 domain-containing protein produces MDPFEEYRLLETRRQFFGRLARGLGPIALASLLNENLFSSVAGAVPERQPGRSGVLEKLHYPPRAKRVIYMVMNGAPSQLDLFDYKPKLLEMFDADLPESVRMGQRLTTMTSGQKRFPLAPSIYKFAQYGQSGAWISELLPHLATVVDEIAIIKSMHTEAINHDPAITYLLTGSQIPGRPSLGAWLSYGLGSLNRDLPTFVVLHSTWSAKRDAQAIYERLWGAGFLPSYHQGVSFRSKGDPVLYLSNPPGVSPESREKTVQAVVELNRELYNALGDPEIQTRISQYEMAFRMQFSVPELTDLSQEPEETFELYGEDARKPGTFAANCLLARRLVERDVRFVQIFHRGWDHHYDLPRDLPLQCRDVDQACRALIIDLKRRGLLEDTLLVWGGEFGRTVYCQGTLTKTNYGRDHHPRCFTMWLAGGGVKPGIVYGETDDFSYNIIKDPVHIHDLNATILYLLGIDHTKLTYRFQGREFRLTDVAGNVVKGILA; encoded by the coding sequence ATGGATCCCTTCGAAGAATATCGGCTCCTGGAAACACGACGGCAGTTTTTCGGGCGGTTGGCGCGGGGGCTGGGACCGATCGCGCTGGCTTCTTTGCTCAATGAAAACCTGTTTTCGTCAGTCGCGGGAGCGGTTCCGGAGCGTCAGCCCGGTCGGTCCGGAGTGCTGGAGAAACTCCATTATCCACCGCGGGCCAAACGGGTCATCTACATGGTGATGAACGGGGCCCCGTCGCAACTTGATCTCTTTGACTACAAACCCAAACTGCTTGAAATGTTCGACGCCGATTTGCCCGAGTCGGTCCGAATGGGTCAGCGTTTGACGACCATGACGTCGGGCCAAAAACGGTTTCCGCTGGCTCCGTCGATCTACAAGTTTGCGCAGTACGGGCAGTCGGGAGCGTGGATCAGTGAACTGCTCCCTCACCTGGCCACCGTGGTGGATGAAATTGCCATCATCAAGAGTATGCACACGGAGGCCATCAATCATGACCCGGCGATCACATATCTCTTAACGGGTTCGCAGATACCGGGGCGTCCCAGTCTGGGGGCATGGTTGTCGTACGGATTGGGGTCCCTCAACCGCGATCTACCGACGTTCGTCGTGCTCCATTCCACGTGGAGCGCGAAGCGAGATGCCCAGGCAATCTACGAGCGATTGTGGGGGGCGGGTTTCCTGCCGTCGTACCACCAGGGCGTGAGCTTTCGATCGAAGGGGGATCCCGTGCTCTATCTGAGTAATCCCCCCGGTGTGTCGCCCGAGTCGCGAGAAAAAACCGTTCAGGCGGTCGTCGAGCTCAATCGTGAACTCTACAACGCGCTGGGAGACCCCGAGATCCAGACCCGTATCAGCCAGTATGAGATGGCGTTCCGTATGCAGTTTTCTGTGCCGGAGCTCACCGATCTCTCCCAGGAGCCAGAAGAGACGTTCGAATTGTACGGGGAGGATGCCCGGAAACCCGGCACTTTTGCGGCCAACTGTCTGCTTGCACGGCGGCTTGTGGAACGGGATGTGCGATTCGTCCAGATTTTCCATCGCGGTTGGGACCACCACTACGACCTGCCGCGGGACCTTCCGCTTCAGTGCCGCGATGTGGATCAGGCCTGCCGGGCCCTCATCATTGACCTGAAGCGCCGGGGATTACTGGAAGACACGCTCCTGGTCTGGGGCGGTGAATTCGGCCGGACGGTGTACTGCCAGGGAACTCTCACCAAAACCAACTACGGCCGCGACCACCATCCGAGGTGCTTTACGATGTGGCTGGCGGGCGGAGGTGTTAAACCGGGCATTGTGTACGGAGAAACCGACGATTTCAGCTATAACATCATCAAGGACCCGGTGCACATCCACGATCTGAACGCTACGATTCTCTATCTCTTGGGGATCGATCACACGAAATTGACGTATCGGTTCCAGGGCCGGGAGTTCCGGCTCACCGACGTCGCCGGAAACGTGGTGAAGGGAATCCTCGCCTGA